In the genome of Ctenopharyngodon idella isolate HZGC_01 chromosome 16, HZGC01, whole genome shotgun sequence, the window cggtaagatttatttatttatttatttattttaaagaaattaattattttatatttatgcaatgcattaaagggttagttcacccaaaaatgaaaattctgtcattaattactcaccttcatgttgttccacacccgtaaggccttcgtttatcttcggaacacaaattaagatatttttgataaaatcctatggctcagtgaggcctctattgccagcaagttaatttacacttttattgcccagaaagctactaaagacgtatttaaaacagttcatgtgactacagtggttctaccttaatattataaagcgacgagaatactttttgataaaaagtcttacaggtgtggaacaacatgagggtgagtaattgatgacagaattgcatttttgagtgaactaaccctttaaattgatcaaaagtgacagaaatcttttgtaaaattataaatgtctttacagtttcaaataaatgctgttcttttgagctttctgttcatcaaagaatcctaactaaatgtaaaaaaaaaaaaaaaaaagtttagaagTACAGATGTTTTCaacataagaaatgtttcttaagcagcaaatcagcacattagaatgatttctgaaggatcatgtgactcagctttgacatcacaggaataaattatattttaaattatagtaaaatagaaaaccgttattttaaacattaataatacttaacaatattaatgttttactgtatttttgatcaaatgaatgcactCTTAGTTAGTATTGGacttctttcattaaaaaattcttaccgaccccaaacttttaaatggtagtgcaTATCTGTCATCTTTATAAATGTCAATAAGTTTTGCAATTTATATTCTACAGCCAGGTCCAATTTCCCAGTCCCtctcttttaattaatttactcattttcttttatgtaGCAATCTCAGATTAGTGCAGAGCAGAAGAAGTCTGCCCTCAGCTTTACGCCGTCTCTGTTGGAGGTCTTTGGTTTCTCATACTTCTATGGAGGCTTTCTGGTAGGGCCTCAATTCACACTGCGAAACTACCAGATGCTGGTGTCTCGAGAGATGACCGATGTCCCTGGACAACCACCTAATAGGTAAGTGCACAAAATTTCACAAGCTCAACAATACTAGCTTAGCCAAAGTCTGTCAAACCAATGATTTTACTTTCTATAAACAGTTATTCATCCAAAGTGATTTGCAGGAATCTTTTGTCCATTACAAGGACATTGATTTCTTTTACTTGCTCAAGGATGCTGTGATAATGAACAAGTCTTAGTAACTCACTCTTGTGACATGCCTAATCTTTGTGTTTGTCGTAAATCATTAAGCTGTAAGCATTCATATTGGCACTGGATGCTCTAATGCTATTGGATTGCTGTACAACAGGCCCTTGGGTTAgaaaatttaattacaaatgagACATATTTCTCATAAAAATAAGATATCATTCCATTTTGACAAGAAATCAGTTttcttactgttaaaaatgaacattctgtgttttgttgtttgtataTGAATTGCAATACATCATATCATGAGGAAGATAAATGATTACCAATGCATGAAAAGTCAATCAGAATGCAGACAGATTTTGACACGCTTTTCCACACATAATTTTTTTGATTATATCCCTATATGTGAGCAGAGACCAATCATATGGAACAGCGAAACCACTCTCAATTacattatattgaaaaatagCACAGTCTTCTTTACTCCCATTGTCACATTGTGTCtctgctcatttgcataaagttaagGTTTTCTCAACATTAGCAAATTGCTGTGCTCACATATTATGACTCCAATTGTTGCTTTAGTTGGAAATTGAAATGAGTGATATGTATTTTAGGCAGCACTGCTTTTGACCACAACTTAACCACTACTGACCCCTTATAGTGCTTATTATAGTCCTCTGTTAATTAACTATTTAATCTAACAAACGTTTCTTCCTCTTGCAGTGTGGTTCCAGCAATGAAGCGATTCAGTTTAGGTCTGATCACCCTATCAGTCTTTGCGATAGGCGGGCCGCTCTACCCAGCTAGCTACTACTTAACAGATGAGTTTGAGGTAAGTGAATCAATGTTAAGTGGATTATGACTGAACAAAGAATGAATGTTTACTATTTAAGTTCAGTTGTGCCTGTATCTCGTGAGCTGCCACTTGTTTTTGTTCTGTGGTCTTTTCAATGTGGTGCTGATGCAACAGAAAGCTCAGTCTGAATGAGAGCATTTTTCTGTCAGGTCTAGTCTTGGCagctatttatatataatttggaAATGAAAAATGGTTGCTGCAAGCCAAATAACTGCATTTTGACTGCTGCAGAGGAGCAAGTTAAAATGAGTTCACacaaacagtgaaaaatatagaaaattatTCATTGTTAGGGGTGTTCATTTATAACAAAGACTCAGTTGTATTAATTTAATCAGTTTTGCTTATCAAGTTTCAATGAATACATTTCAGCACAAACTAATTGAGCAGTCATTCAAGCAGTGAGCCAAAGCTGTAGCTCTCACTGCATGTTATGTGTATACACTTGCCTTGTAAAAATAAAGCAGTCGTGACATAATCAGGTGTGGGAACGATTACATTTACTTCAAACATTATGtgttaaagggatggttcacctaaaaatgaaaattgtcatcatttactcaccctcaaattgtatgaaacatgtatgaatttctttgttctgttgaacacagaagatattttgaagaatatgggtaaccaaacagttgatggaccctattggcttccatagtatggggaaaaaaatactatggaagacAGTGGggactgtttggttacccatattcttcaaaatatcttcttttgtgttcagcagaagaaatgaTATTAAAGTTGGGGTTAGTagtttttcaaaaacgctgttggacattgttgatatttgaaatctaCCCAAACAAACCCATCCCTCTCTGCATTGctctgcctccaaaactcaccctccaatcctaaccaccctgctccgagttgGTCTCGAACCCCGACCCTTTCGCTGCTGGCAggcgaggcgagtgcactaacaatgacgctaaacaccgcattctctagcggttgtcagtgtgcagtggttcACCTGCACAGcgctcactatctggccactgttacacacgcagtgcgagagtggatgtctgtttatcacagctgacgtgcaacaaaatccttcacaaaaaataaagcgcagatgatgaatgAAGGACaaggaaacacaaaaaatgaatgtatagtacacaagagtaaaaacaaagtgttcgttgttagtcgcaaacagcacagcagctccagacattCAAAACCCAGTGTTAATCACATGagaagcggaatcaaagcagcctctgcatctgttttcaggcattcccacttagctctctccagcgctggaaagcttttctaatattaatgcggtcctaaagcgcttgcccagtcataaaccttcattccagtgatattcctttgagctcttttgtattgtgtctcatctctcgttctgcagtttttttttttcttttttttttctcaaatctccctcttgctcattctGTCTCCTCGACTGttatacgccccctaatgctgattggttacaggtttgttgttggtgtcagcctgactaacttccaaacagtgtttttgaaaaactactTACCGCACCTCtaagagtaaatgatgacagaattttcatttctgggtgaattatccctttaaagtacAACATGACAATAAGCATCATAATCATGTTATACACACTATACTCTCATTGTGTGGTGTAATTTGGCATATTTTACAAACTATACAACaaaattttattgaacagagagtcatattttctataaatattatCGTTATCATTAGTAATATAGTGAGTTCTAGTAACATAGTGAATCCAAATAAGTTTaaacttaaaagaaaacatttattaatttaacattGCTCAAATACTCATATAAACGTCTGTTTATTTACGTTAAATATCTtccaaaatatgtaaataatttattttggttttagtACAATgacaatataatttaatataattacatattttttaaattatgttttcaaatgttGCGTTAATACATTGCCTTTATACAGTAATATCACACAGAATAATGGGtctttatacaaaatatttatgcCCCCTTGCAAGGGGATCAtcatatataattgttcatttaaTCAATTGTTGATTTTAATGACAAACACCTATGAAAAATCTTGACATTGTTATCATTTAAACCTCATCATTTGAATACTGTACGGGACGTAAAAAACATactatttgtttaaaattattttataaggctaaaaaaaagatatttcatAATGCATCAGAACTGATTCATTTCTTTTGATCTGTGATTCAGGCACATCCATTCTGGTACAAATGTGTGTACATCCTAGTGTGGGTGAAAATAAACCTGTATAAGTACATCAGCTGCTGGCTAATCACGGTGAGTAAACAGCACAACCACAATCCCACGTTAAGAGCACACTTGTGGTAATTGAGAGTCGTTACATTTCATGCTGTGCACCCTGTCAATGTATCTTAATTATCTTCTTAGTGAGGTGTTAGCTGTGTAACAAGTCAATTACAAACAAGACGTGGCTTTCTTTTTCTAGCTGAGAATGTGAAATTGAACCATCGTAGGGTTCACCAAACTAGAAGTACAAGCCACACCTGATCAGGTTGAGAGGATGCTAAACAGGTTTTCAGGCTTAAAACTGTCTGTTGATTGTGATTTGTAGGTGTGCTTGCATTGTTTAGATTGGTTTCTTTGACATTCAGTGGCccaatttttagtttttatttatttatatttttatttaagactTAGGTCACACCTTAAATGTCTGAATGCCATTGCattggataaaaaaaacaaaaaaaaacaagataattaGTGCAGAgtcttacaccgtgtctacaccggacgcgacCGTTGTCACTTGCGtcacaacagctaaaagctgtctacactggaggCGACAAAGCACCCATTGCAAAGCATTTGTCCTTCGTGTCAGTACATCATTAATAcgaggcatcagtttactgtcggaGATTTGTCGCTCGCGTCACGCCGCATACACTGCAGACAACATCACTGATTAAAATGGGTCCTGTTGTCTTTTGTCGTGCGGCTcacgtccggtgtagacacggtgttagtTCTGAACAGCatatctgttgttttttttatttataaccaAACTACATCATATATAATTTCACTTGGgaatggtttgatattttgtatcaaatgcaatgacatttgtacagtttttaaatgtgacttaaaggtgcaatatgtaagaattttgcagtaaaatatccaaaaaccactagaccagtgttatatattttgttcacttgagtacttacaatatcccaaatgtttccatctatttgtaaatcgtgaggaAAATTgcgattttaaccaaggctccggcaCGTGCGAgaagtcgcctgtcaattgcttCATACCCttgttaccctcggtttccagttttattttgtagaaaccatggaaacaccaaagacgctttaatatattacatgttttaatggacaagggaacaactgttttgatatatttatagacagaaaactaattattgttatatagctcaacacgttaagtcttattgtttaaatctaattttcttgattttttgcgagtaccatgctttaccatgcctcagagaaaaactctattttgtcaagtagctaacatagcataatcagatgcagctttatttttagtaacagtaatacagaattttctccatcatacaatacgttttaaaattaattgcatgccatttatcaacacaagccatccagcatttaatatgatattctaaaatagatctatcttactgcagtgtgcaacaagtgtctcacagcagccgccgagcgaacgtacagagtaacgttataacatcattttcaacacactcaaatgtatctaaaatgataaacagagctgtgttacctcatactcatgaccagaaaagcAGAAGCAGCGCCgacgactgcggcataataaaagttccgctgctcgtgaggcgtgtgttgcgcaaccgctccagcggccttgttcagctcccacaacactcggtcctgctctgcttcatactacaataacgtttaTAATTGCATCCATGAAcgtgatttcttcccgagtctatcccgattcttttcaaccggctgtgaggtgaagaccacatgtacCAAGATTCACACATGTACACGTTCacacttggcgtcatcaagctatgcctttgttttgaataggcctctagtgacctctagtggacagaaatccaacatactgcacctttaactgtccaaatactttttggggctGCTGTAGCTTTAAAAGTATTCTGTAATCAtcccaaaatatatatttatatttttaggaAGGTGTGTGTATACTCTCCGGGTTGGGCTATAATGGGAAGAACGAAAAAGGGGAGCCCCAATGGGATGCCTGTGCCAATGTGAGGGTGTGGCTATTTGAGACCACGCCCCTCTTCACAGGCACCATCAATTCCTTCAACATCAACACAAATGCTTGGGTGGCCAGGTATGCTCTCTCTTAtgtatttgacatttgatatcaGTGGCTTTCAAAAtcttattgtttttcttttaattgtatGTGTCAATTCATTTTCTCTCCATTTTTCTTCTATAATACAGGCATGTGTTTAAGAGATTGAAGTTTATGGGTAACAAGTTGCTGTCTCAAATGTTTACGTTGTTATTCCTGGCTGTCTGGCACGGCTTGCACTCAGGATACCTCATCTGCTTTTCCTTGGAGTTCATCATTGTCAATGTGGAGAAGCAGGTAACCATGGCAACATTACTATACCAGACTTGAGGCGTGAAGTTGTTTAGAATCAAGATGTCTAAAGTCTTTTGAGTCACTTACTTTCATGGTAAGTGACTCATTTCTGAAAGTTTACAGCTTTGAAGATATAGTGTTTCTAAGTTTAGGAACTCACTGAGAATTTATTTGACATGATTGTCTTGCTCCTATATGAGTGTTGAAGCAAAACTTCATTCTAGAATCATGATATATCATCTGTAAACttatcaaatattaaatgtatctTAAACAGCTTacacaggacacacacacacacacacacacacatttaaaaaaaaatatttaagtccACTTAAAAGGAATGATTTACAGGGACCATAAATATTATAGATGCAGTCAAATACAGGTACAACATTAAGCATATCTCTCAGTTTTTATGGGGATAAGTAACAACATCTTCGCCATATATGCGGCTGCCTATAATAGCAGACAGAGCACAGTACTTTGCTAGCCACTTAGCCCTCTTTTTGGACATCCCAAGCTGTTGAAGCCCTCTTACAACCAGCCTATGTGTGTGTCCTAAGCtgccaaatatgaaaacaagTAGTCGGCCCGATAACCTATCTCTGAGATGGTGTTTAGGAGTGGTTGGTATTTAACAACCTTAGTCATAAAGGCTTCCTCCATACTAGAGTCAAATGTGCATGCAACCTCCAAAACGAACACCTCTCTAAACTCCTCATTAATCACAACAACATCTGGTGTATTATAGGGGTGAAACGGTTCTCGGtaaaaaaaaatcgaaccgtaccgttctcgtttcggcacgcacttgcaccgTGGTTCATATCATATCTGACGATGcatacgcatctataatatggtttgcagaaaataaataaaacagacagacagagttaggctaatgtatgtttctgtcgatggatacgcattctggcttccccttaactttgttcaatgcgagtgccgtatgctctatatgaccagtcatttacgccgtcatcacccgggtgttgatagcgcacgagcgcaggtgagacctgaacagcacacgTTGCTATCTGCGTTTATACTAAACTAATTTAAGCcatgccaatttaaacattcgaaTGCAAGGCGCTAAAGAGAACTTGCGCGAGCTCTGTGAGAAGATTTCTGCACTCATCCGAAGGACGCACGCGTAAGCGCGTGTACAGCGCGCAAATATTGAGGTCTCTTTCATGTCTTGttcttgaacggacaaattcacacaaaattgcgTCAACatgccggtcttggcgagtatcctagcaagcataccctgtgtctcaatcagctccctagcttcCTAGGTCGTGAATCAATatatcatgtaaatgaatgtggccgactccctgatcagtgccctgactactgaactagggagctgattgagacgcacgcatagtcggttatgtcttaagtgaacttataCACTCGAGAAAGAACGCATGTGTTAAGTACCAGTCTACTGATCCGtgtattatgtcttaaagagacagcagcccttgcattcctgctgtctgaatgtgtttttaatgttaatcaaacaacaaaagacatggaaatcactcattgctcatgactgaatagtaacttaataattaataatgattgatctttatttaatttatacagtgaagattacatgcaatgttgttttacaatttattagctactttattcaatttttgtacctgaaaagcttttatttgtatctttgctttaatgtatttatttgtgccgtttgattatttgttcttattttctttatttttatttgacagtagtaattttttacctgaacatagcacataccgaaccgtaccgaaaccgtgagcctaaaaccgtgatacaaaccgaaccgtgagtaatctgaaccgttgcacccctagtgTATTAGCAAACAGATGTGAAAAGGTTTCAGAGTTACTATTGCAATACTGGAACATGGATGATTTTATACAGGAATGTTTATACATTCTTACCTGAAGGTGAAAAATGGTTTGATATGTCTTTGACTATAAGGTCCACTATTCTGTCGTGGCATGCTATGTACATTCCCTTGTAAGCATGGCAGCCATTCAAGATATGCGGCAATGTTTCAGTAATCTGTTCTGTGATGCGATGCAAACAATGAGGTTGTAACCTGGCTTTTACTGTGAAAATGGCAATGTCCTCACTGAGTGCAGTATACTtaagaaatgaatgagaaacaGAATGATCAGCAGAGGGAAGACATGCAAGTTTTCCCTGAAGTTTCAGTCCAGTCCAGTGCTGTTTTTGATGATGCTGGTGTAAGTCCGTGAGAGTTCGCCAGGCACCTATGGATGTTAACAGGTGGCTATGACCACCGTATGTGGCTGTTGCCCTGACGTAGGTTAGGGGGTCAGTAATAATGTCCTCTGAAACCCTCAAAATCCTAGAGTCAGACCGCGCCCACTCCAGCGATACCCCAGTTCGAACACAGAGGTCATTCAGGTCCGGCCAGTATGACCAAAACCAGCAGAGTGGGTGTCAAGTTTCCCGCTGGGTTTTCTTTTGAAACCAAGGAAGTGAGGCAGCTTGCGTCTCACTGAGGCAGCTTGCGGAGGATCTAGCCAGCTCCCTAACATCTTTGTCATCATTATTCAGCATGTTCAGAAGGTGGGAAATCCGTATGCTGGTATAAATCCATATCACATTTGGTACCCCCAACCCTCCTTCCCATTGGGGATGAAAAATAATATCACAAATGCTATGTGTGTTAAGTCCAAACCACTTTCGCACTAAGCTCACTGTTTTGTTATTCATTTTGCTCAGCACATTCTGTTGAATATGAACACTGGAAAACAGATGTTGTACTTTAGACAGCGCCACCTGTCTAATAGCGTCTAACTTCATAGTCAGTGGCAGTGGACATTTATCAATCAAGTCCAGCCTGGATGTGAACTCTAACAAGATGGTGCTTACTTGCTCTTTCCATTCTCCTGCAATATTAATTTTGTGTCCAATATAAGTGTATGTCTCATGAAGAGAATATACACGTATAGATTTTTTTGCTACTGTGAACACTGGACATTTATCAGTTTTTGAACGGTACCACCTGTTCCCTCCACTCCTCCTCTCATATAGAACAACACATTTTGTGTCCTTAATCTACAGACTTGACCATTTCAGAAAAGAATCtgttctcaaacacacacacacacacacacactgttcaaGAGTGTTTTATGCTCTTCATGCTCttgtcttatgctcaccaagatggcatttatttgatcaacagTATTTGAgtatcagtaatattgtgaaatattattacaatttaatatattttaaaatgtaatttattcctgtgacagtaaagctaaattttcagcatcattattccagtctccagtgtcacatgatccttcagatatcattctaatatgatgatttggtgtttacaaaacatttattattattaccaatgtttaaagtagttgtgctgcttaatatttctgtggaaaccatgattcaatttctctttattttcatttaaataaaatgctacaGTTTTTTTCCTATCAGCCAATGATAATTCTGAAAGGAAACTCATCAAGAGCACAGTTCAGTGGCCGAGAGTGTTTCTGTAGTAACAAATGCAACTTCCACTCGCATATGATTGACAGATAAGCCACGCGCCCTTATTTCAGCGTTGTTGTTAATGTTGTGGTTATTTCAGTGTACAGTTTTCTTTGTGCGTTCTGTGCGAAAGCGTACAGTTAAAGTAAACTTTATCATTCAACTGAATTGTGCACATCCATTTTAGACACGTCTTGTTCCATCCATGCAATAATGCATGTGCTTGAATGagcgttgttttgtttttagcatTCTTACTACTGGGCTATGACCCTTTTCAGGGGCAGAATCAATCAGAGCTATAGAAATGTATCTTCATGTTACAAACAAAGCTTAATTTAATGAGAAGGCTACATTCTACAACATTTATATGCTGTGGTCATGGCGAAATTTAGTTCCTCCGATCtttcgttaaaaaaaaaaaaaaaaaacgaattgaaAAAGAATCGAAAACAACAGTGAGGAATCGATTCTTGACAAAAAAGCTACTCAAAACAGTTGCAACAAGGGCtgttctttttggaatttttggAATCGACTCCAATTCCGATTCCTGGTTCGATAGAGTCGATTccaaaaattccaaaaagaacaGCCCTTGTTGCAACTGTTTTGAGTAGCTTTTTTGTGCAACACAATTTTACAGGTTGAAGACAGCTGTGAGTATGTGAGGAAGTATCTCACCCTTTGTAGTccttctttaaaaatgacaaatagttCTCATGTCAGAAAATGTGAGACATCAGTAGACAttaaatgaaagtcaatggaatATTTACAAATGACATTTCCTGTCTGagccaaacacatttttttgatgaatgctGATGGTACAGCTTGATCATTAACCTTCTcaggagaaaaagaaaacaagttgaaatgtaatattattCAGTGAAATATGGCTCTAGGGCCTAGGCAAGATTGAAACATTGTGCATGTTTACTTGCGGTATGTGTCCACCGGTGCGGAGTGAATAGAGCGAAGCgctttcactttattttttaaggcATCTGAGTGCCATGGAAACTGACATAGAGGCAAAGcaagttttttttacagtattcatTAATCTaggtaaatgtttatttttaatgtattaagtaatgttcatta includes:
- the lpcat3 gene encoding lysophospholipid acyltransferase 5 isoform X3, translating into MLRLMGRTVTCVLSSFIFQMTYLLTGYYYTATDEYDIKWTMPHCVLTLKLIGLALDYYDGGKEQSQISAEQKKSALSFTPSLLEVFGFSYFYGGFLVGPQFTLRNYQMLVSREMTDVPGQPPNSVVPAMKRFSLGLITLSVFAIGGPLYPASYYLTDEFEAHPFWYKCVYILVWVKINLYKYISCWLITEGVCILSGLGYNGKNEKGEPQWDACANVRVWLFETTPLFTGTINSFNINTNAWVARHVFKRLKFMGNKLLSQMFTLLFLAVWHGLHSGYLICFSLEFIIVNVEKQAQALVRDSPLLTSIAQSHLYPLVYLVQQLVHWLFMGYPLVPFCLFTYDKWLKVYYSIYFCGHIFFFAAFLVLPYLRKVFVPRKRGSEKKED